From Solanum lycopersicum chromosome 4, SLM_r2.1:
CGAATATACACAAGATATACCGGCTATATACACAACTATGTATACACTATAtcgttatatttttgaaaaattataaaactaattaatttaaattatttagaaaattcacgaagctcgataattaatttacaccgacgcgggtcaaaattgggtgtcaacaattgtCCCTCCTTTTACCtgggttgatgcaagcaactcgaggaaaatgaaattgaccaaaccaattttgaccaacccaTTCACTTTACTTGGAAGGATttggccacttgtagttcgataagcttgatttaccgcacgatttgaaagaatcaaaagccacctcgataccgaattatgaaggtatcaAAATGCTTGATAATAGAATTCGAGAGCGAATAttggaatacagccgagttttAACATTGAATCTGCCTACATACTCTTAAACCTTTGAgatcaggctgtgtgtagttcgactcgatcgttGGAAAAGGAAAACTATTATGCTAGCTAACCTTCGGTTTTGGACTAGTGACACattaaacgagtatgaaaaagaggcttgtaacctcttagccatgaatgtggcgcgcttcacacccataattaagaacttacacggacataatttccaaatcttTTGGCGTATTGTCACacagattggaaacttgcttccgatAAAACAAAACTTTCGGAAGCGAGACAGAAACTGACAGAACTAGAGAAAACCTGTAAGCCTCGAGAGggtggttcgattgtggtggaagtcgctcctctgctcgcgtcctaagagtttgacactcctcttttgactgtgtcccagttcgctgctaagaaaaagttccacgttgtgctgcatcctttttgatgtcgtccgcacctgtggtttttttggagaattcatccttttggatgctctcgacaaagactgagataaaactcgtcagcttttaaaaaatgcaattaggatgggagacagtgtcttttaccatgtcgacactttATTGTTCTCCTCCATGttcgacgtcgactcgatcggtctgacgtccagcaaataaagcttatgcctcgtgttttgcaatatcatcttcaatgtattccatacttgatgtcgaaataaataaataaatgctgatgcgatattgatgtttcttttgttgtcatcttcgatgctctccatgatgtttatttttataagaaataacataatgcagtcgaggccaatggataagtattgctctttctttatccaAGTACGTCTTCTTGCGggtcatgaatatcttcccgcgatacgtaaattcctgcgagatataaatcttctcgcgatgcataactttcagcgaagaataaaatcttcttgcaatgtgcaaattttgacgaggcatgaattcttctcgtcgtgcataaattttgacgaggcatgaaatcttctcgtcgtgcataattattgactcgcgatgcatgatttccgcgatgcatgattccgcgatgcatgaatttcagcgaggcataaattcttctcgcgatgtataaatttcgacgaggcatgaaatcttctcgtcatgcatgattattgactcgcgatgcatgatttccgcgatgcatgattccgcgatgcatgaattccagcgaggcataaattcttctcgcgatgtataaatttcgacgaggcatgaaatcttctcgtcatgcatgattattgactcgcgatgcatgatttccgcgatgcatgattccgcgatgcatgaattccagcgaggcataaactcttctcgcgatgtataaatttcgacgaggcatgaaatcttctcgtcatgcatgattattgactcgcgatgcatggatATTTATATCGTCTGTGTTGATGATAACGGCAAGACGACCTCCAGATAATATATCGACTTGAtcgaaaataacaaaaaataaaataactatctcTTCTGCGGGAATGTATTGTGTTGATTGACAAAATTATCTTGTCTTGATAACGTGACACAAATAGCGTCCTCTACAGAGATCGCGAAATCCTCGTTGAGATTCCtgtttgattcacctttgaatctggctAGGCACTtttgtaaatttcatattgttggGAATtgcttgaaataaacaaacgCATCCCCAAGCATTCGACATAAGTGATATAAACGCCTCTTGCTTCTAGGAAAACCCTCAATTTCGGGATAGCTTTCTCCTCTTTGAAGTTCTCTGGAATGAGCTAGCTAGCTCAATAAttatccaactgtaacgaggtggatgacttgataatattccaactgtaacgaggtggatgctcgataatagtccaactgtaacgaggtggatgctcgataatattccaactgtaacgaggtggatggctcgataatattccaactgtaacgaggtggatggctcgataatattccaactgtaacgaggtggatgctcgataatattccaactgtaacgaggtggatggctcgataatattccaactgtaacgaggtggaagactcgataatattccaactgtaacgaggtggatgctcgatactattccaactgtaacgaggtggatgctcgataatattccaactgtaacgaggtggatgctcgataatattccaactgtaacgaggtggatggctcgataatattccaactgtaacgaggtggacgactcgataatattccaactgtaacgaggtggatgctcgataatattccaactgtaacgaggtggacgactcgataatattccaactgtaacgaggtgggtactcgataatattccataTGATTCAAAAATAGAAACCTGAAATGGAAAAACATATATACGAACCACTTATGGGGTGGATCGCCCAACAAACCATATGCTAAAGTCTTTGATGGGCCAATCAAAACACATAATCCACTTATGGGTGGATACCCAACAAATAAGAATTATGACTCTGACATATTCAAGAAACAAAGTACGCCGAAATTACTACGCGACAAACATACTAAATTGACGTTTATGCACGTCGCGACTATGATTATGTtctttaaaagaaagaattatcgAGGTGAATGACTTAATTCATTCACATGAAAAAAAAGACACTTCCTTGACAAACTCAACAGAATTTGAGTTTGTTGCAGtcatttttaatcatttatcGAAAACTTGTAACAATTCGATAATTTTGACTGTCAAGGAGATATCGGTCACCATCATCTTTCTGATGTGATGAATTCAGCAAAATCTCTTGCAACACTTCTAAGTTAGTGTCACTTTGACCATCATCAAAATGATGTCGTTTCAATATACGACTCTGGCTTTACCCATACTATCACCTGCAAAGCTCGACACCAAACATTAGTATCGATGATGAAGTAATGAATAAGAGTAAAATTGAGGAACTAGATTGAGTCATTTGGCTTATCCAGATTAGGCTATGATGAGTCCAACGGTAACTTTGATCATGACTGATAACTAGTAATCCTCCTGCACCTTGTTTCTTGCAACTTGGAAGAATCTATCAGTGTTCGGCCTCAATATTCCTGCAAGATAAAAAGGAACTTGTTTATCACTTGAGgcaatataaagcaatagagataaaatgagattGAAGATTTTCTTGGTTTCACTGATGAGTCCACGATGGATGCAAGTGACTCCCTTTGTCATTCATGATAGCTTTGTATAGCCATTTTGTGACTTCAATGTCCCtgcatccaaagaaaaattcttagtttgAAGGACTGATCTGTGTTGGTCTTGTCTCCATGCTCCTTCTTGCAGTTGGCTTACACGCTCGCCTGTCCTTTatatgagatatttgatggaatTTTTTTAGGACCCTCCTCAAAATTTGTCCCAGTCTACAATATATAAGAACTCTCATAACTTGCGTTGTTAACTCTGAGGTTGCTCATTCTGGAATTTTGAGGCCCATTCTCAAAATTTGTCCCAATTTACCTCAATAAGTAACAAATGACATTggtggaatttttgagatcatctcaaaaattctgtcccagttgcaaACTAGATTCTCGTAGTTTTTGAGATCCACCCAAGGCTAACTCCATCGAATTTTGGTCTTCTGTTTTGATTTGTTAAAGAagtccaacttcaaatgaatttttgagatcctctcaaagaTTTTGTCCCAGTTTCCATTATGAAGAGAAATGAAAATCTTACTGGGTATATGACCGAgccgttgtggcgcctacgtatctcattggAGCAGGAATCAGgccaaacgtagttcccctctCAGGGGTTGACCAAAATAGGAAGTTTTGATAATGAaacgaccgaggccgacataggccgcctacgtatctcattcttgagaattcaggtcgaacctAGTTCCAACAAAGAAAAGTGCGatacattttcaaaataaagGTAACAAAACTTCATATGCAAAGTTTGGCCAATGTGGGGCGTTCTTCTTCTCGAATGAATATCTTCAAATGACTCAGTTCAGAAATGTCTTGAACTCACTCTTGAGCATCCAATATATCATCCACTCAGGTGGTTttcctcaatattgatcaagttgttgttgatcatattttgtattttgtgctTCAGAGTTGAACAATTCTCCATGTCGTGTCCAACGGCtcctgaatgataagcacatctgtGGTCAGCTCtgtaaaattttcccaaaggaTTGGCTGGTCTTCCTTCTATAGGATAGAGCATACCCATTGctttcaacctttcataaagttgagtttgagacTCCCTTAATGGCGTAAATACTTTAGGAGCCTTTCTGAACTTTGGGCGAGGAAATTTTTCCTGATTGACATTATAGTTTTGGTATTTCTTTTGAGAAGCTGACTTCATATGAGTAGCCGTGATCATACTTACCTCCTCcacttttccttttgatttatccaTATCACTAATTGTAGTGAATTTTCCATTAGATCGCAATGCGGTAAATTTGGTGAGCTTTCCAGTCTTGAAACCATCTTCCAGAGCTTCTCCCACTTTGACAATCTCGACAAACTTTTGTCCCATCatacacaacattctttcatagtaCTCAGGCTCTTGAGTACGAATGAACATTTCGGTGATCTCACGCTCGGACATTGGAGGTTGAACTCTCGCGGCCTCTTTTCTCCAACGAAAAGCGTACTCTCGATAATTTTCTGTAGACTTCTGTTTGATCTTCTCCAAGTAGTAGCGATCTGGGGCATCTTTTATGTTATGCCCAAATCTTCCCGTGAAATCCTTTGCGAGTGCATTCCAACTCTTCCATTGTTTCGGCTCCTGTGATGTAAGCCACTCCAGTGCCTCTCCACTTAAACTTCGACTGAAGAGACGCATCAATAATGCTTCGTttttgccaactcccacgagttgaTCACAATAAACTTTCAGATGTGCCAGAGGATTTCCTGTTCCGTTAAAAGTGACAAACTTTGGCACTTTGAACCCTTCTGGGAGGTCGAGATTCGGATGGATGCATAAATCCTTATAGCTCAATCCATCGACTTCGGAAATATAGTGCAACTCCTTCATGGCTTTCCTGatctcttctttcatattcagCTTGACTACCTCTTCTTTTGACCTCCACTCTCTCTCCTGTTCCTTATAGTGATCAAGCTTGGAACAGTTGGCATACGGTTCATTTGAAGATGGGATTTGGAAAGTAGTGCTTTGAGGTATGGGTGGAACAATGGAGGGATTCTGGGTATTTTGAGGGGCTTGATAATTTTGGGGGAAATTTTGAGGATcggtattttggttttgagggAGATGGAGGATTTGAAGGTTAGTATTTTGTGGATGTTGTGGTGCTTGATACGATGTGGTGGCGTGACGGGGATTGGGGATAGTTGAGTCAATGGTAGGAGGATTTTGAGTGGGATTAGAGAGAATGTTCTGAACTTGTTCCGCGTTTGAGGGAGGGAGTGGAGGTCTTCCATCTCTTGGAGGGTTGGAAGATGAAACTGGATTAGACCCATCTCGCATTCTTTGAATTTCGACCCTCATTTCGGCAATCTGTTGCATCAACtgcataatcaattcatttttatcagcgGCGGCGGGTTGAGCCACGACAACATCATCAATCTCAATCTCCTCATTGTTGTCCCCCATTGCTGTCTTTTCCTTTCGCAAATTTGCGGGGAAGGAATCTTTGGAGCCTTAGACCTCGGATGATAAACCAACTTACCAACACAGATCAGTTTTAAATACCTGTCaatgaaaaaactcaaaagaccaGTATGTTAGTGCCTGAAGGTGGTAAAAAATACAAGATATCACATATAACGTAAACACATAAGAGTTGCTTTATCCGGAGATAAACTTGCTCACCAATATAAAGAAATGGTTAAATAGACAGGAATTTGTCCACTTGACTTTGGGatttagtaaataaaaatgtcGACTTGAGTCGAGACAAAATTGACGGTATCTTTCATTACCgtactttgatttttgattgagATGTAACTCCAATTTCCTGGCAAGAGTCGAAAAgacaaaatttctcaaaattcttttgatttgaaatgCTGAATCTTTTCGGATATTAGAgtagtattaaaaaaatgaagtatttggacgctttttttttttgaaactaaaGACTCGATGAGTATTTGGACGCACTTTTGATAGTGACTTGATATTTATGCTTATGGGTTCTAAAAGTATTTGAAGAAGAGTGAGCTAGAATATCTCTGGATAaacaacatattcacataagcagttataacacataaacaaatattacGCGTTCTAAACAgatatgtgacccttttgtgccaagggttgGCCTAGCGATTTGAGGGATGTATACGTCATTTCGAAATATTTTCGAACACCGTATATATCCTTCAAATTTGATCATATAAGCATGAACGTCCGTTTAGGCCGTGAGCCGTTTTGGACTCAAGGTGATCTTCTAATGGACCCAACACGCCATGGGTATTGGGTCATCTTAGGCAAATGCGCTATTTCGGGATTTTGGTTTCGCTCTACCTTAGGCTTTCTAGAGTTGTT
This genomic window contains:
- the LOC138347867 gene encoding uncharacterized protein; translation: MGDNNEEIEIDDVVVAQPAAADKNELIMQLMQQIAEMRVEIQRMRDGSNPVSSSNPPRDGRPPLPPSNAEQVQNILSNPTQNPPTIDSTIPNPRHATTSYQAPQHPQNTNLQILHLPQNQNTDPQNFPQNYQAPQNTQNPSIVPPIPQSTTFQIPSSNEPYANCSKLDHYKEQEREWRSKEEVVKLNMKEEIRKAMKELHYISEVDGLSYKDLCIHPNLDLPEGFKVPKFVTFNGTGNPLAHLKVYCDQLVGVGKNEALLMRLFSRSLSGEALEWLTSQEPKQWKSWNALAKDFTGRFGHNIKDAPDRYYLEKIKQKSTENYREYAFRWRKEAARVQPPMSEREITEMFIRTQEPEYYERMLCMMGQKFVEIVKVGEALEDGFKTGKLTKFTALRSNGKFTTISDMDKSKGKVEEVSMITATHMKSASQKKYQNYNVNQEKFPRPKFRKAPKVFTPLRESQTQLYERLKAMGMLYPIEGRPANPLGKFYRADHRCAYHSGAVGHDMENCSTLKHKIQNMINNNLINIEENHLSG